In Pseudomonas saudiphocaensis, one DNA window encodes the following:
- the dxs gene encoding 1-deoxy-D-xylulose-5-phosphate synthase, whose amino-acid sequence MLKTFHEIPRLRPQTPLLDRAATPAQLRRLGEAELEELANELRLELLYSVGQTGGHFGAGLGVIELTIALHYVFDTPDDRLVWDVGHQAYPHKILTGRREQMASLRQKNGLAAFPRRSESEYDTFGVGHSSTSISAALGMAIAARMQGQKRKSIAVIGDGALTAGMAFEALNHAPEVGADMLVVLNDNDMSISRNVGGMSNYLAKILSSRTYTSMREGSKKVLSRLPGAWEIARRTEEYAKGMLVPGTLFEELGWNYIGPIDGHDLPTLIATLRNMRDLSGPQFLHVVTKKGKGFAPAEIDPITWHAINKLDPVDAPPTPKAPSGPRYSNIFGQWLCDMAAADPRLLGITPAMKEGSDLVAFSERFPERYFDVAIAEQHAVTLAAGMACEGAKPVVAIYSTFLQRAYDQLIHDVAVQNLDVLFAIDRAGLVGEDGPTHAGSFDLSYLRCIPGMLIMTPSDENEMRRMLTTGYLFEGPAAVRYPRGTGPNAALEPGLEPLEIGKGVIRRQGSKVALLVFGVQLPEALQVGETLDATVVDMRFVKPLDEALVRQLADSHELLVTIEENSIMGGAGSAVAEFLAGEAIVKPLLQLGLPDIYVEHAKPAEMLAECGLDAAGIEAAVRARLA is encoded by the coding sequence ATGCTCAAGACGTTCCATGAGATTCCTCGGCTTCGCCCGCAAACGCCCCTCCTTGACCGCGCCGCCACGCCTGCGCAGCTGCGGCGTCTGGGCGAGGCGGAACTCGAAGAGCTCGCCAACGAGCTGCGCCTTGAACTGCTCTACAGCGTCGGCCAGACCGGCGGGCACTTCGGCGCGGGCCTCGGCGTCATCGAGCTGACCATCGCGCTGCATTACGTTTTCGATACGCCGGACGACCGTCTGGTCTGGGATGTTGGCCATCAGGCCTATCCGCACAAGATCCTCACCGGGCGTCGCGAACAGATGGCCAGTTTGCGCCAGAAGAACGGCCTTGCCGCCTTTCCGCGCCGCAGCGAAAGTGAATACGACACCTTTGGCGTCGGCCATTCCAGCACTTCCATCAGCGCGGCACTGGGCATGGCCATCGCCGCCCGCATGCAGGGCCAGAAGCGCAAGTCCATCGCCGTGATCGGTGATGGTGCGTTGACCGCCGGCATGGCCTTCGAGGCGCTCAATCACGCCCCGGAAGTTGGGGCCGACATGCTGGTGGTGCTCAACGACAACGACATGTCGATCTCGCGCAACGTCGGCGGCATGTCCAACTACCTGGCCAAGATTCTTTCCAGCCGCACGTACACCAGCATGCGAGAAGGCAGCAAGAAGGTGCTGTCGCGCCTGCCCGGTGCCTGGGAAATCGCCCGTCGCACCGAGGAGTACGCCAAGGGCATGCTGGTGCCCGGTACCCTGTTCGAAGAGCTGGGCTGGAACTATATCGGCCCCATCGACGGCCACGACCTGCCGACTCTGATCGCCACGCTGCGCAACATGCGTGACCTTTCCGGGCCGCAGTTCCTGCATGTGGTGACCAAGAAGGGCAAGGGTTTCGCCCCTGCAGAAATCGACCCCATCACCTGGCATGCGATCAACAAGCTTGACCCCGTGGACGCCCCGCCAACGCCAAAAGCGCCGTCCGGCCCGCGCTATTCCAATATCTTCGGCCAGTGGCTGTGCGACATGGCCGCCGCCGACCCACGCCTGCTGGGCATCACCCCGGCGATGAAGGAAGGCTCGGATCTGGTGGCCTTCAGCGAGCGCTTCCCGGAGCGCTACTTCGACGTCGCCATCGCCGAGCAGCACGCCGTCACCCTCGCTGCGGGCATGGCCTGTGAAGGCGCAAAGCCGGTGGTAGCGATCTATTCGACCTTCCTGCAGCGCGCCTACGACCAGCTGATCCATGATGTCGCGGTGCAGAACCTCGACGTGCTGTTCGCCATCGACCGCGCCGGTCTGGTGGGCGAAGACGGCCCGACCCACGCGGGCAGTTTCGATCTGTCGTACCTGCGCTGCATTCCGGGCATGTTGATCATGACCCCCAGCGACGAGAACGAGATGCGCCGCATGCTGACCACCGGCTACCTGTTCGAAGGTCCGGCGGCCGTGCGTTATCCGCGCGGTACCGGCCCCAACGCTGCGCTGGAGCCCGGCCTTGAACCGCTGGAGATCGGCAAGGGCGTGATCCGCCGTCAAGGCTCGAAGGTCGCCCTGCTGGTATTCGGCGTGCAGTTGCCCGAGGCGCTGCAAGTGGGCGAAACCCTGGATGCGACCGTCGTCGACATGCGCTTCGTCAAGCCGCTGGACGAGGCGCTGGTTCGCCAGTTGGCCGACTCCCACGAGCTGCTGGTGACCATCGAGGAAAACAGCATCATGGGTGGTGCGGGCAGTGCGGTGGCGGAATTCCTCGCGGGTGAGGCCATCGTCAAGCCACTGCTGCAGCTGGGCCTGCCGGATATCTACGTCGAGCACGCCAAACCCGCCGAAATGCTCGCCGAGTGCGGCCTGGATGCCGCGGGAATTGAAGCAGCGGTACGCGCCCGCCTGGCATAA
- a CDS encoding exodeoxyribonuclease VII small subunit encodes MARKKVALDFEQSLAELQQLVERLESGELSLEDSLTCFEQGIGLTRDCQAALSQAEQKVQILLERDGKLQEEPFEVAPQA; translated from the coding sequence ATGGCCCGCAAGAAAGTTGCCCTCGATTTCGAACAATCCCTCGCCGAGCTGCAACAGCTGGTCGAACGACTGGAAAGCGGCGAGCTGTCGCTGGAAGATTCGCTGACCTGTTTCGAGCAGGGCATCGGCCTGACTCGTGACTGCCAGGCTGCACTCAGCCAGGCCGAGCAGAAGGTGCAGATTTTGCTGGAGCGCGACGGCAAGTTGCAGGAAGAACCCTTCGAAGTGGCTCCGCAAGCATGA
- a CDS encoding sulfite exporter TauE/SafE family protein yields the protein MSVFDMLLLIVAGFAAGGMNALAGGGTFFSFPALLAIGLPPVTANATNAVALWPASLAGAWAARTSLRPLGRYLVPLLLAGLAGGLLGGILLLVSGDDVFSLLIPWLLLLATALFAASPLLSRWLASRRKEASEVPPHGPLSLAAHGLVSIYGGYFGAGMGILQLAAFSIEGHALVRANALKNLISAVIYSVATATFIVAGRVSWYELAILLVGTTLGGYAGGALSQKLPASWLRLFVILVGASMTLYYFWTTYMQ from the coding sequence ATGTCTGTGTTCGATATGTTGTTGCTGATCGTCGCCGGTTTTGCCGCCGGCGGAATGAACGCCCTTGCCGGTGGTGGCACCTTCTTTTCGTTCCCGGCGCTGCTCGCCATCGGCCTGCCGCCGGTGACGGCCAACGCCACCAACGCCGTCGCGCTCTGGCCGGCTAGCCTTGCCGGTGCCTGGGCTGCACGCACCAGCCTGCGCCCGTTGGGTCGTTATCTGGTGCCCTTACTGTTGGCCGGTCTGGCTGGCGGTCTGCTGGGCGGCATCCTGCTGCTGGTCAGTGGCGACGATGTCTTCAGCCTGCTGATTCCCTGGCTATTGTTGCTGGCCACCGCCTTGTTCGCCGCCAGCCCGCTGCTCAGCCGCTGGCTGGCATCACGGCGCAAGGAAGCCAGTGAAGTACCGCCTCACGGGCCGCTATCCCTGGCTGCACACGGCCTGGTCTCCATCTATGGCGGCTACTTCGGCGCAGGGATGGGCATCCTGCAGCTGGCGGCGTTTTCTATCGAAGGCCATGCGCTGGTGCGTGCCAACGCGCTGAAGAACCTTATCTCCGCGGTGATTTACAGCGTCGCCACAGCCACCTTTATCGTTGCCGGCCGGGTGAGCTGGTACGAGCTGGCGATTCTGCTGGTTGGCACGACCTTGGGCGGTTACGCCGGCGGCGCGCTGAGTCAGAAACTGCCGGCCAGCTGGCTGCGGCTATTCGTGATCCTGGTCGGCGCAAGCATGACCCTCTATTACTTCTGGACGACCTACATGCAGTGA
- a CDS encoding polyprenyl synthetase family protein, whose product MIETYQQRCQQRVDTRLNALFTPPLPQLERLYQAMRYSVMNGGKRVRPLLVYAACEALEGDATQADGAACAVELIHAYSLVHDDLPAMDDDDLRRGQPTTHKAFDEACAILAGDGLQSLAFEALAAPAHNPADPALRLEMFSSLARAAGPAGMVGGQAIDLGSVAVKLDRQALELMHRHKTGALIVASVRLGALSSGRADEASLAALQQYAEAIGLAFQVQDDILDVESDTATLGKHQGADIARDKPTYPALLGMEAAKAYAVELRDIALQALQPFGATAGPLRELARFIVERRS is encoded by the coding sequence ATGATCGAAACCTACCAGCAGCGCTGCCAGCAGCGTGTCGACACCCGCCTGAACGCCCTTTTTACTCCCCCGCTGCCACAGCTCGAACGCCTCTACCAGGCCATGCGCTACAGCGTGATGAATGGCGGCAAGCGAGTGCGCCCGCTGCTGGTCTACGCCGCCTGCGAAGCGCTCGAAGGCGACGCAACGCAGGCCGATGGCGCCGCCTGTGCGGTAGAGCTGATCCATGCCTACTCCCTGGTGCATGACGACCTTCCGGCGATGGATGACGACGATCTGCGTCGCGGCCAGCCGACTACCCACAAGGCATTCGACGAAGCCTGCGCGATTCTTGCCGGCGATGGCCTGCAGAGTCTTGCCTTCGAAGCCCTGGCCGCACCGGCGCACAACCCGGCCGATCCGGCGCTGCGCCTGGAGATGTTCAGCAGCCTGGCGCGTGCCGCCGGCCCTGCCGGAATGGTTGGCGGGCAGGCCATCGACCTTGGCTCTGTGGCGGTCAAGCTTGATCGTCAGGCGCTGGAACTGATGCATCGGCACAAGACCGGCGCCCTGATCGTAGCCTCCGTCCGTCTCGGCGCCCTGTCCAGCGGCCGCGCCGACGAGGCCAGTCTGGCCGCGCTGCAGCAGTACGCCGAGGCCATCGGCCTGGCCTTCCAGGTGCAGGACGACATCCTCGACGTGGAAAGCGACACCGCCACGCTCGGCAAGCATCAGGGGGCCGATATCGCCCGCGACAAGCCCACCTATCCGGCCTTGCTGGGCATGGAGGCGGCAAAAGCCTACGCAGTGGAATTGCGCGACATTGCCCTGCAGGCACTGCAGCCTTTTGGCGCCACTGCCGGACCGCTGCGCGAGCTGGCCCGCTTTATAGTCGAGCGCCGCAGCTGA